A region from the Paenarthrobacter aurescens genome encodes:
- a CDS encoding molybdopterin-dependent oxidoreductase: MSTLAPANTPQRRATGKPALWAAAAGVAAGAAGIAAGELTAGLLSPLVSPVTALGGAVIDAIPPGVKDLAVQLFGTSDKIVLVACIVVVAGLLAALAGFLERRRPGWGLALAGLAGAAGLTAVVTRAQSSPQAALAPIIAAVLTMMLLRMLVRRLATWAPSEGTPGRGEAPLARRSFLNALAGTSLAAVVAGTVTTVLTRATAVASGFRSSMTLPESVTPAQNIPPGASLPVDGISPLVTPNADFYRIDTALTVPAIDPPAWKLKVTGMVEREVEIDFATLLAKPMTERHITIACVSNNVGGDLIGNALWLGWPVRELLAMAGPKAGADMVLSTSNDGWTASTPLEALTDDRDALLAVGMNSEPLPLEHGFPVRMIVPGLYGFVSATKWLTELKVTRFADDTAYWTPRGWSDHGPIKTQSRIDVPRSGRSVQAGKVQFGGVAWAQHRGITGVELRLNRGPWQQATLASAISTDTWYQWQLGIDLSPGDYEVQVRATDSTGVPQTEDKAPVAPDGATGYHTINVKVG, from the coding sequence ATGAGTACGCTCGCACCCGCCAACACCCCGCAGCGGCGCGCCACCGGCAAGCCAGCGTTGTGGGCTGCAGCCGCAGGTGTTGCAGCCGGGGCTGCCGGGATCGCTGCAGGTGAACTGACTGCTGGCCTCCTGAGCCCCCTGGTCTCTCCCGTTACTGCCCTTGGCGGCGCGGTGATCGATGCCATACCCCCGGGAGTGAAGGATCTGGCAGTCCAGCTGTTCGGCACCTCTGACAAGATCGTGCTGGTGGCCTGCATCGTGGTGGTGGCAGGACTCCTGGCGGCGCTCGCCGGCTTCCTGGAACGTCGCCGCCCCGGATGGGGACTGGCACTGGCTGGACTGGCGGGCGCAGCAGGACTGACCGCCGTCGTGACCCGGGCGCAATCGAGCCCCCAAGCAGCACTTGCACCGATCATCGCCGCAGTTCTTACCATGATGCTGCTGCGGATGCTCGTGAGGCGGCTCGCAACCTGGGCGCCGTCTGAAGGGACCCCCGGGCGGGGTGAGGCGCCGCTGGCCCGGCGAAGCTTCCTGAACGCTTTGGCAGGGACTTCCCTTGCCGCCGTCGTGGCCGGAACGGTGACCACCGTCCTGACCAGGGCCACAGCAGTGGCCTCCGGGTTCCGCAGCTCCATGACGCTCCCGGAATCCGTCACACCCGCACAAAACATTCCACCGGGGGCATCCCTGCCGGTGGATGGCATCAGCCCCCTGGTCACCCCCAACGCGGACTTTTACAGGATAGACACCGCTTTGACGGTGCCGGCCATCGATCCTCCTGCGTGGAAACTGAAGGTCACCGGAATGGTGGAACGCGAGGTGGAAATCGATTTTGCCACCCTCCTGGCCAAACCCATGACCGAGCGCCACATCACCATCGCCTGCGTGTCCAATAACGTAGGTGGCGATCTCATTGGCAACGCCCTCTGGCTGGGCTGGCCGGTCCGGGAATTGCTGGCCATGGCAGGACCCAAAGCCGGTGCGGACATGGTCCTGTCCACCAGCAACGACGGCTGGACAGCCAGCACCCCCTTGGAAGCCCTGACCGATGACCGGGACGCTCTTCTGGCCGTGGGCATGAACAGTGAGCCGCTCCCGCTCGAACACGGATTCCCTGTGCGGATGATCGTGCCGGGACTCTACGGATTCGTCTCCGCCACCAAATGGCTGACGGAACTGAAAGTCACCCGCTTCGCCGATGACACCGCGTACTGGACGCCTCGTGGATGGAGCGATCACGGACCCATCAAGACCCAGTCAAGGATCGATGTGCCCCGCAGCGGCCGCAGCGTCCAGGCCGGCAAAGTGCAGTTCGGCGGGGTGGCCTGGGCCCAGCACAGGGGCATCACCGGCGTGGAACTTCGCCTCAATCGCGGACCATGGCAGCAGGCTACGCTGGCCAGTGCAATCTCCACCGATACCTGGTACCAGTGGCAGTTGGGCATCGATCTGAGCCCGGGCGACTACGAGGTGCAGGTCAGGGCCACCGATTCCACGGGCGTTCCACAAACCGAAGACAAGGCTCCTGTAGCCCCGGACGGCGCCACCGGGTATCACACCATCAACGTCAAAGTGGGCTGA